A portion of the Nitratidesulfovibrio termitidis HI1 genome contains these proteins:
- a CDS encoding helix-turn-helix transcriptional regulator, which yields MKQLLSTREVAKVLGVNEKMIYSLITEKGLPATKVTGKWLFPAHLVEQWLENNTVNHPERAGGTVQPGGGVLVVAGSNDLLLDKALGLFADLNPGHIAAFANLGSMGGLRAMREGLCHMAASHLMEGGPGHAAEPAATTGPGAATSDVGQGGAGGNGGAGGKSGRDYNFGHARQELDEAPAVVNFCIREQGYLVAPGNPNAVRDAGDIVRKGLRVVNRPLGTGTRLLFDTELSRVGADPLRIPGYGTEVRRHLDAGIEVLAGRADAAPGIRAVAGLLGLGFVPVQRERFDLLVPRARYFDRGVQLFLGMLVDARFRALADGFAGYDLSRAGRVVFPGDAP from the coding sequence GTGAAGCAGCTGCTTTCCACCCGCGAGGTGGCCAAGGTGCTCGGCGTCAATGAAAAGATGATCTACAGCCTGATCACCGAAAAGGGCCTTCCCGCCACCAAGGTGACCGGCAAGTGGCTGTTTCCCGCGCATCTGGTGGAACAGTGGCTGGAAAACAACACCGTGAACCACCCGGAACGTGCGGGCGGCACGGTGCAGCCGGGCGGCGGCGTGCTGGTGGTGGCGGGCAGCAACGACCTGCTGCTGGACAAGGCCCTGGGCCTGTTCGCGGACCTGAACCCCGGGCATATCGCGGCCTTTGCCAACCTGGGCAGCATGGGCGGCTTGCGGGCCATGCGCGAGGGCCTGTGCCACATGGCGGCCAGCCACCTGATGGAGGGCGGCCCCGGCCACGCGGCGGAGCCTGCCGCGACCACCGGGCCTGGCGCGGCCACATCGGACGTGGGGCAGGGCGGTGCAGGCGGAAACGGAGGCGCGGGCGGCAAGTCGGGCCGTGACTACAATTTCGGGCATGCCCGACAAGAGCTGGACGAGGCCCCGGCGGTTGTCAATTTCTGCATCCGCGAGCAGGGCTATCTGGTGGCCCCCGGCAACCCCAACGCCGTGCGCGACGCGGGCGACATAGTGCGCAAGGGGCTGCGGGTGGTCAACAGGCCGCTGGGCACGGGCACGCGGCTGCTGTTCGACACCGAGCTTTCCCGCGTGGGGGCGGACCCCCTGCGCATTCCCGGCTACGGCACCGAGGTGCGCCGCCACCTGGACGCGGGTATCGAGGTGCTGGCGGGCCGGGCCGACGCGGCCCCCGGCATCCGGGCCGTGGCCGGGCTGCTGGGCCTTGGCTTCGTGCCGGTGCAGCGCGAGCGGTTCGACCTGCTGGTGCCCCGCGCCCGGTACTTCGACCGGGGGGTGCAGCTGTTTCTGGGCATGCTGGTGGATGCGCGGTTCCGTGCCCTGGCCGACGGCTTCGCGGGGTACGACCTGTCGC